The Paramisgurnus dabryanus chromosome 3, PD_genome_1.1, whole genome shotgun sequence genome includes a window with the following:
- the LOC135733851 gene encoding butyrophilin subfamily 2 member A2-like, producing the protein MKMYEYHKDTLEFHVRGSGPLVVPLGGSVVLPCYVETLLVMESVRVEWTRTDSDILVHLFLNGDIRPEDQHQDYHDRAHFFTEDIKHGNFSLLLKNVREEDKGVYRCKVYSNKGADKTLVKIKDVEYLIVSGSNQSISAYVGGDVTLSCSVKSPIKPEEIEEVSWKKTDKGEPITVLLYQYNETLSESSDDRYRDRVEFFTDEIHRGNFSLRLKRVRTEDKGVYICQVFTGELSANTTVILETLGEL; encoded by the exons ATGAAAATGTACGAATACCACAAAG ATACTCTGGAGTTTCATGTTCGTGGTTCAGGTCCTCTGGTTGTTCCTCTGGGAGGTTCAGTGGTTCTGCCCTGCTATGTTGAAACACTCTTAGTAATGGAAAGTGTGAGGGTGGAATGGACAAGAACAGATTCAGACATTCTGGTTCATCTGTTTCTGAATGGAGATATTAGACCAGAGGATCAACATCAGGATTATCATGATAGAGCTCATTTCTTCACTGAAGACATTAAACATGGAAACTTCTCACTCCTGTTGAAGAATGTAAGAGAAGAAGATAAGGGGGTTTATAGATGTAAAGTTTACAGTAACAAGGGTGCTGACAAAACTTTGGTTAAAATAAAAGATGTTG aatatttgaTAGTGTCAGGATCTAATCAGTCCATATCTGCATATGTTGGTGGTGACGTCACTCTGAGCTGCTCAGTGAAGTCTCCCATCAAACCTGAAGAGATTGAAGAGGTTTCATGGAAGAAAACAGATAAAGGTGAACCCATCACAGTTCTTCTCTATCAATACAATGAAACTTTATCAGAATCATCAGATGATCGATACAGAGACAGAGTTGAGTTCTTCACTGATGAAATCCACAGAGGAAACTTCTCTCTCAGACTGAAGAGAGTCAGAACTGAAGATAAAGGAGTTTACATCTGTCAAGTGTTTACTGGAGAACTTTCAGCAAACACAACTGTTATACTGGAGACACTGGGTGAGTTATAG
- the LOC135768407 gene encoding uncharacterized protein translates to MFVLFLFTCVVMGAFSAQAKVVTSFDECKEFFYNGTEPRGMDQNAVKICQKMQQKKGFSFATLYSVPHRIPLYSAYTFDRACLTPVTRRDIWYIEPQISNPSSQTDYMVRETKIPRTSKDIKQFQATSSHYIGTGYDRGHLNPNCFGREATFTLTNAVPMDACFNRIYWKSWEIKLKTFLKTKIKNDGNLTTVYIVTGAVPDRNVRIPQFSEDPEKVTVPSHIWTAVCYLHLNDEEKSLSFGYIGKNQPSQPDINIMSISDLNAKLSKLYSEVSGSDQSITVFADDCFGDNNKLSVVYKSFKKLIHLPVNMGIQMSTDIQNTYNAVKRKVNNDNVNNDNGTPERRSKIQKLAVQLGFDSMNTYYTEVEDLKISDGSACLIISAKPQTPVNDEYRKRDVSEVLNAVECLMVPEKQMTAADGSKCSSITNSDDSCDCDAGGTTKPCCSSPCLYRDKLNSYRCYSGQKLIKCSPRYSLITAKGKKCLDDHPCATYGKDYYWCKTSSGWDYCSPPLRQSKAKDGKYCRNNHACAKYGSNYRWCYTDDKNNDKCCISEDCNSTVTEKRCRQDHPCGYHDGTNYLWCYTDYKNNYEYCCTECDDNGNIL, encoded by the exons atgtttgttttgtttctgttcaccTGTGTTGTGATGGGAGCATTCAGTGCTCAGGCAAAAGTGGTCACAAGCTTTGACGAGTGTAAAGAGTTTTTCTACAACGGCACAGAACCAAGAGGAATGGATCAGAATGCAGTGAAAATCTGTCAGAAGATGCAGCAGAAAAAAGGCTTTTCTTTTGCTACACTGTACTCAGTTCCTCACAGGATTCCTCTCTACAGTGCCTACACATTTGATCGTGCATGTTTAACCCCCGTTACACGGAGAGACATCTGGTACATTGAGCCACAG ATTTCCAATCCTTCATCCCAAACTGACTATATGGTCCGTGAGACTAAGATTCCCAGGACTTCTAAAGATATTAAACAATTTCAAGCCACAAGCAGCCATTACATTGGCACTGGATATGACCGTGGACACCTGAACCCCAACTGCTTTGGCCGTGAGGCAACGTTTACGCTGACCAATGCAGTACCAATGGATGCTTGTTTCAACCGTATCTACTGGAAGAGTTGGGAGATAAAACTGAAGACTTTcctaaaaacaaaaattaagaATGATGGAAATTTGACAACAGTCTACATTGTCACAGGTGCGGTACCTGATAGGAATGTACGAATACCACAATTCTCTGAAGACCCTGAAAAGGTGACGGTGCCCTCTCATATCTGGACAGCGGTctgttatttacacttaaatgaTGAGGAGAAATCTTTGTCCTTTGGCTATATAGGGAAAAACCAACCATCACAGCCTGACATAAACATTATGAGTATCTCAGACCTAAATGCCAAGCTCAGTAAACTCTATAGTGAAGTCTCAGGATCAGATCAGTCAATTACAGTTTTTGCTGATGATTGTTTTGGTGACAATAATAAGTTAAGCGTGGTTTATAAGTCATTTAAGAAATTAATTCATCTGCCTGTGAACATGGGAATCCAAATGAGCACAGACATACAAAACACATATAATGCTGTGAAAAGAAAAGTCAACAATGACAATGTCAACAATGACAATGGCACCCCTGAGAGGAGATCCAAGATACAGAAGTTGGCAGTACAATTAGGCTTTGACAGCATGAACACATACTATACTGAAGTAGAAGATCTAAAGATCTCTGATGGAAGTGCTTGTCTAATAATTTCTGCTAAACCACAGACACCTGTGAATGATGAGTACAGAAAGAGAGATGTATCAGAGGTGTTGAATGCTGTTGAATGCCTAATGGTTCCAGAGAAGCAGATGACTGCAGCAGACGGATCAAAGTGTTCAAGCATCACTAACTCTGATGACAGCTGTGATTGTGATGCAGGAGGTACAACAAAACCTTGCTGTTCCTCTCCCTGCCTGTACCGGGACAAACTCAATTCCTACAGATGTTACTCAGGCCAGAAGCTGATAAAGTGCTCACCCCGGTACTCACTCATCACGGCTAAAGGAAAGAAGTGCTTGGATGATCACCCCTGCGCCACATACGGAAAGGACTACTACTGGTGCAAGACCAGTTCTGGCTGGGACTACTGCAGCCCTCCACTGAGGCAAAGTAAGGCCAAAGATGGGAAGTACTGCCGCAACAACCACGCTTGTGCCAAATATGGTTCAAATTATAGGTGGTGCTACACGGATGATAAAAACAATGACAAATGCTGTATTTCAGAAGACTGCAACTCAACCGTGACTGAGAAAAGATGCCGGCAAGATCACCCCTGTGGCTACCATGATGGAACAAACTACCTGTGGTGCTACACAGATTATAAAAACAACTATGAATATTGTTGCACAGAGTGTGATGATAATGGGAACATTTTATAA
- the LOC135768451 gene encoding uncharacterized protein, producing the protein MVLILCIAACESALLFCPLTYCTLKNKGIKLLLHVCLHFCPNVMMLLASVLWYAAEGSLLETVSCCTLYILRPLRLFWVTPHISDFPDTIINRIESSHADQYFPAVLVVMYSALLAEHFKDFDTITVVFICVSLILLCLSFVIHLAKCCVKLLSAAFGESCQLKSNETIKRFAAWLCFYSLPSAQLCLFIYRVDFRTSKQ; encoded by the exons ATGGTGTTGATTCTCTGTATTGCTGCATGTGAATCGGCTCTTCTGTTCTGCCCtctcacatactgtacattaaaGAATAAAG GCATAAAGCTGCTGCTTCATGTTTGTCTTCACTTTTGCCCAAATGTTATGATGTTACTGGCTTCGGTCCTCTGGTATGCTGCTGAAG GATCTTTGCTTGAGACAGTCTCTTGCTGTACGCTCTATATTTTGAGGCCTCTGAGGTTGTTTTGGGTTACACCTCATATCAGTGATTTTCCag ACACAATTATTAACCGTATTGAGTCTTCACATGCTGATCAGTATTTTCCTGCTGTTTTGGTAGTGATGTATTCAG CTCTGTTAGCAGAACATTTCAAAGACTTCGACACAATCACTGTGGTGTTTATCTGTGTGTCATTAATCCTGCTGTGTCTGAGCTTTGTCATAC ATTTGGCTAAATGTTGTGTGAAGTTGCTCTCAGCAGCCTTTGGAGAATCGTGTCAACTAAAGAGCAATGAAACTATTAAGAGATTTGCTGCCTGGTTGTGTTTTTATTCGCTGCCTTCAGCACAACTCTGTCTTTTTATCTACCGTGTTGACTTCAGGACAAGTAAGCAATAA